From a single Candidatus Thorarchaeota archaeon genomic region:
- a CDS encoding endonuclease, translating to MAFEDLLIGLGIGLLVAFIVYFAMNAHLRHRISVVEAEFRQLWAEQEGKLRRDVADRSRRVIKGKIAEQIVPLLHDIFKYDPADARFLGAPIDYVIFDGYTRVKEGHTDEPITVVLADVKTGAARLSRTEKKIKDAVEAGRVRWETIHLDV from the coding sequence ATGGCATTCGAAGATCTTCTAATTGGTCTCGGAATTGGTCTTCTTGTTGCATTCATTGTCTACTTTGCAATGAACGCGCATCTCAGGCATAGAATCTCTGTTGTTGAGGCCGAGTTCAGGCAGCTCTGGGCTGAACAAGAAGGCAAGCTCCGGCGTGATGTTGCTGACCGTAGTAGGAGAGTTATCAAGGGAAAGATTGCAGAACAGATTGTACCATTGCTCCATGACATTTTCAAGTATGATCCTGCTGATGCCCGTTTTCTAGGGGCTCCAATTGACTACGTGATTTTTGATGGTTATACCCGCGTCAAAGAAGGCCATACTGATGAACCGATTACAGTAGTCCTTGCGGATGTGAAGACTGGCGCAGCGCGACTAAGCCGAACTGAGAAGAAAATTAAAGATGCTGTTGAAGCAGGGCGTGTTCGCTGGGAAACCATTCATCTTGATGTATAG
- a CDS encoding tetratricopeptide repeat protein: MNESTTLLDAQSYYNKAMHYLEFNEPHAAIDSLRTAVKIAPTFAEAWHLLGSLLQDNGSPDEARSCFEKAVELDPHDAQLWQRLGIFEFSQEQYRAARKALKKYADLGGDDSDTMLVLAKAAFRLSDCTTVLSVTKKILDLDEEQYEAWELRGICQARKDQLDAAIISLNMALEIHSESVYAMNTVGDLCYERENYEGALTFYRSSLAVKWEQPRILFRCATSLWMIERWQAAIPMIEEYTALVPEDPRGWNNLGVIYREKGEIKRAIELYHRALELDPDFEIAKANLETAKNKQIAL; the protein is encoded by the coding sequence TTGAATGAGTCAACAACATTGTTAGATGCACAATCATATTACAACAAGGCGATGCATTATCTTGAGTTTAATGAGCCTCATGCCGCAATTGACTCTCTCCGTACTGCTGTTAAGATCGCCCCTACTTTTGCTGAGGCTTGGCATCTTCTAGGTTCGCTTCTCCAAGACAACGGATCCCCCGACGAGGCACGTTCGTGTTTTGAGAAGGCTGTAGAACTTGATCCGCATGATGCACAACTCTGGCAACGTCTAGGTATCTTTGAGTTCTCGCAGGAGCAATACCGCGCAGCACGAAAGGCACTGAAGAAATATGCAGATCTTGGTGGTGATGATTCAGATACTATGCTTGTGCTTGCGAAAGCAGCCTTCCGACTCAGCGACTGTACTACTGTTCTCTCAGTCACCAAGAAGATTCTTGATTTGGACGAAGAGCAGTATGAGGCTTGGGAGCTTCGCGGAATCTGCCAGGCCCGAAAAGATCAGCTCGATGCGGCAATCATCAGTCTAAATATGGCTCTGGAGATTCATTCCGAGAGCGTCTATGCCATGAATACGGTTGGGGATCTCTGTTACGAGCGGGAAAATTATGAGGGTGCACTCACCTTCTATCGTTCCAGTCTGGCAGTAAAGTGGGAGCAACCCCGGATTCTATTCAGATGTGCTACAAGTCTCTGGATGATCGAACGTTGGCAGGCAGCCATTCCTATGATCGAAGAATACACTGCTCTTGTCCCAGAAGATCCGCGCGGGTGGAATAATCTTGGTGTTATTTATCGTGAAAAAGGCGAGATTAAACGGGCAATTGAACTCTACCATCGAGCACTCGAATTGGATCCAGATTTCGAGATTGCAAAGGCCAACCTCGAGACCGCCAAGAATAAACAGATTGCACTTTGA
- a CDS encoding 30S ribosomal protein S19 has product MSTKREPMYRGYTLNELVKMNMDSLIELLPSHRRRTLKRGLPPRHKKLLMKLRAARKAQRKGKDVVVKTHCRDMVILPEMVDLTIAVHNGKDFVRVKILPQMIGHVLGEMSSPMKPVRHGNPGIGATKSSQYVPLK; this is encoded by the coding sequence ATGTCCACAAAGAGAGAGCCCATGTATAGAGGCTACACACTCAATGAACTTGTCAAGATGAATATGGACTCCTTGATCGAGCTGCTTCCGTCACACAGACGACGTACTCTCAAGAGAGGCCTGCCACCAAGACACAAGAAACTCCTTATGAAACTCCGTGCAGCGCGCAAGGCCCAACGCAAAGGTAAGGATGTGGTCGTGAAAACCCACTGCCGAGACATGGTCATTCTCCCTGAGATGGTAGACCTCACCATTGCGGTTCATAATGGAAAAGACTTTGTCCGCGTCAAGATTCTGCCTCAGATGATCGGACATGTTCTTGGGGAAATGAGCAGCCCAATGAAACCAGTAAGACACGGTAACCCGGGTATCGGTGCAACCAAGTCTTCACAATATGTACCACTGAAATGA
- a CDS encoding tetratricopeptide repeat protein, with protein sequence MADAAQKRLTMPLFRRQSKEYKLAAGLLLEGNAKDAIPLLREVLKKDPDNSNAMVTLAVALLEIQENPVITSPETEEAFQLLDRAAQIAPKDPVPLFNRGVCYRKLGMREEALDSFHAALEIRKRLPLALLHIAEINYELENWDTAIEYARLAVIRDPALSRTMPWVRDALEKAGKLEKKGTDIQKPKSRARDW encoded by the coding sequence ATGGCCGATGCTGCACAGAAACGACTGACAATGCCTCTATTCCGAAGACAAAGTAAAGAATACAAGCTGGCCGCGGGCCTACTTCTTGAAGGCAATGCCAAGGATGCCATACCACTCCTTCGAGAGGTCTTGAAGAAAGACCCAGACAACAGTAATGCAATGGTCACACTTGCCGTTGCGTTGCTGGAGATTCAAGAGAACCCGGTCATCACTAGCCCAGAAACCGAAGAGGCATTCCAACTGCTTGATCGAGCCGCTCAAATAGCTCCCAAAGATCCTGTCCCACTATTCAATAGAGGGGTCTGCTATAGGAAGCTGGGGATGCGTGAGGAGGCCCTAGATAGTTTTCATGCGGCACTTGAGATTCGAAAACGACTACCCCTTGCGCTATTGCACATTGCAGAGATCAATTATGAACTTGAGAACTGGGATACCGCAATCGAATATGCACGTCTGGCAGTGATTCGAGACCCTGCACTCTCACGGACCATGCCTTGGGTACGTGATGCTCTCGAAAAGGCAGGCAAGCTTGAGAAAAAGGGAACAGACATTCAAAAACCAAAATCACGTGCACGCGATTGGTAA
- the glmM gene encoding phosphoglucosamine mutase, whose protein sequence is MGKLFGTNGVRGTINDGLTLDMVVQLGRAVGTVLGLGKVALARDVRLGGEMYRDAMVAGLLSTGCSVVDIGLAPTPCLQFMVPRLNCVSGVMITASHNPPEFNGVKVMGADGIEVTREVEAQIEETYFSKQFRLANWNEVGTVSYEDGAIRQYIDAIKTHVNVDAIKKRNLRVVIDGANSVGSLVTPLLLRELGCKVISLNCQLDGAFPGRLPEPTPTNLVRLSETVRSIGADLGIAHDGDADRATFVDEDGQILWGDQSFAIIASRILARTPGSVLVTPVSSGRLIEDVAKNAGAKLDWTMVGSVVVSHRVVEIGAALGGEENGGVFYPPHQAVRDGAMTAAQIVEIMATENKGLSQLVRELPVYYSVKEKVPVPPDKKDVILGELLSLTKDQERITLDGVKLIFKEGWVLMRPSGTEPLWRCFAEAQDESTATSLCQKGVELIKQAIQHLE, encoded by the coding sequence ATGGGCAAGTTATTTGGCACAAATGGTGTCCGAGGCACTATCAATGACGGTCTCACGCTCGACATGGTTGTACAACTTGGTCGTGCTGTAGGAACGGTGCTTGGCCTCGGAAAGGTCGCATTGGCACGGGACGTTCGATTGGGTGGTGAGATGTATCGTGACGCTATGGTAGCAGGCCTTCTCTCCACAGGTTGTTCCGTTGTAGATATTGGGCTGGCACCTACCCCCTGCTTGCAATTTATGGTCCCCCGTTTGAACTGTGTCTCAGGTGTTATGATCACAGCCTCACATAATCCCCCTGAATTTAATGGTGTAAAAGTAATGGGTGCCGATGGTATAGAGGTGACCCGTGAGGTTGAGGCGCAGATTGAAGAGACCTACTTCTCAAAGCAATTCAGGCTTGCCAACTGGAATGAGGTTGGTACGGTTTCCTATGAAGACGGTGCAATTAGACAGTATATTGATGCGATAAAGACCCATGTCAATGTTGATGCGATCAAGAAACGGAATCTGCGTGTTGTGATAGATGGTGCAAATAGTGTCGGCTCACTTGTCACACCTCTTCTTCTTCGAGAACTTGGTTGTAAGGTCATCTCTCTCAATTGCCAGCTTGATGGTGCCTTTCCTGGGCGTCTTCCAGAACCGACCCCTACTAATTTGGTGAGGCTCAGCGAAACTGTGCGATCTATTGGTGCCGACCTTGGAATCGCTCATGATGGTGATGCTGATCGCGCTACCTTTGTAGACGAAGACGGTCAGATTCTGTGGGGCGACCAATCCTTTGCAATTATTGCCTCACGTATATTGGCCCGGACCCCCGGTTCAGTTCTTGTGACTCCCGTCAGCAGTGGTCGTCTGATCGAAGACGTTGCAAAGAATGCTGGTGCCAAACTTGACTGGACAATGGTCGGAAGCGTAGTTGTCTCACATCGAGTGGTCGAAATCGGAGCAGCTCTTGGTGGTGAAGAGAACGGAGGAGTCTTTTATCCCCCCCATCAGGCAGTACGTGACGGTGCAATGACCGCAGCCCAAATTGTTGAGATCATGGCCACTGAGAACAAGGGTCTCTCCCAACTTGTGAGGGAGCTTCCTGTCTATTATAGTGTAAAAGAAAAAGTCCCTGTTCCCCCAGACAAGAAAGACGTAATTCTTGGAGAGCTTCTCTCTTTGACCAAGGATCAGGAGCGCATCACGCTTGATGGAGTCAAGCTCATCTTCAAGGAAGGCTGGGTTCTCATGCGTCCCTCTGGGACTGAACCACTATGGCGATGTTTCGCTGAGGCACAGGACGAGTCAACTGCTACTTCACTCTGTCAGAAAGGAGTCGAACTCATCAAACAGGCGATACAACACCTAGAGTAA
- a CDS encoding electron transfer flavoprotein subunit beta/FixA family protein — MKIIVPVKQVPEVAEVKVDPETGTLIRDGVPSILNPFDEYAVEAAIQLKEKFGGEVTIITMGPPQAKDALYKALAMGGDKAIHLTDRAFAGADTWATAYTLAAQIKKMEYDLVICGKQAIDGDTAQVGPEIAELLGLPQICYVRHLEVTEDEKFVIAHRETDEGYDVVKAKLPVLITATKGLNEPRLPNIMGLMKAKKKPFEVVDAATLGVPEDAIGLKGSPTTVRSIFPPPKRKSGVKLEDVSPQEAAKKLVEFLAQKGAI; from the coding sequence ATGAAAATCATTGTGCCCGTGAAGCAAGTGCCGGAGGTCGCTGAGGTCAAAGTCGACCCCGAGACTGGAACACTGATTCGGGATGGTGTGCCCAGTATACTCAATCCGTTTGACGAGTATGCTGTCGAGGCAGCCATCCAGCTTAAGGAAAAATTTGGCGGCGAAGTGACAATTATTACAATGGGTCCCCCTCAGGCCAAGGATGCCCTCTACAAGGCCCTTGCCATGGGTGGTGACAAGGCAATCCATCTTACGGACCGTGCCTTTGCAGGGGCTGACACCTGGGCCACTGCATACACATTGGCAGCACAGATCAAGAAGATGGAATACGATCTTGTCATCTGCGGGAAGCAGGCGATTGATGGTGATACTGCACAGGTCGGCCCCGAGATTGCTGAGCTTCTTGGGCTCCCTCAAATCTGTTATGTGCGCCATCTCGAAGTCACTGAGGATGAGAAGTTCGTGATTGCCCATCGTGAGACCGATGAAGGATATGACGTTGTGAAAGCAAAGCTGCCCGTTCTCATCACTGCGACCAAGGGCCTAAACGAGCCGCGACTACCAAATATCATGGGCCTGATGAAGGCCAAGAAGAAGCCCTTCGAGGTTGTTGATGCAGCAACTTTGGGAGTACCTGAAGATGCTATTGGTCTCAAAGGCTCTCCTACCACTGTCCGTAGTATATTCCCACCACCCAAACGTAAGAGTGGAGTGAAACTTGAAGACGTGAGTCCACAGGAAGCAGCCAAGAAGCTGGTTGAATTCCTTGCACAGAAGGGGGCGATCTAA
- a CDS encoding electron transfer flavoprotein subunit alpha — protein sequence MGLLYDRDTCTGCMLCIKVCNFGAIEKDGNKVKFDLDKCVLCGSCEEVCPVDAITIERKTVDKEALAEYKDVWVFCETHEGRLRSVARELISQGRVLADKLGEHLVAVLIGHEIEGLAEGLIHQGADKVLVVDDKIFEHYSTDAYTIAMTSLIAPRKPAVVLFGATNNGRDLAPRVSARLHLGLTADCTGLDIDEERQLVQTRPAFGGNIMAEILCPYTRPQMATVRPNVFKPTDPDPSRTGEIEKVDIKVSPLQVRTKVLDSVREVVEGMKPVEEADIVVCSGRGIKDPSNLDLPRQLAQLLDAAVGGSRPIVDAGWLPPSQQVGQSGRTISPKLYFALGISGAIQHLAGMSSSDIIVAVNKDPEAPIFEIADFGIVGDLFEVVPAIIEEIKKLKAER from the coding sequence ATGGGGCTTCTATACGATCGTGATACATGCACTGGCTGCATGCTCTGTATTAAGGTCTGTAATTTTGGTGCTATTGAGAAAGATGGCAACAAGGTCAAGTTCGATCTTGACAAATGTGTTCTCTGTGGCTCTTGTGAGGAGGTCTGTCCGGTCGATGCCATAACTATTGAACGCAAGACTGTTGACAAAGAGGCCCTTGCAGAGTACAAGGATGTCTGGGTCTTCTGCGAGACCCATGAGGGGCGTCTTCGCAGTGTGGCCCGTGAGTTGATCAGCCAAGGGCGAGTACTGGCTGACAAACTGGGTGAACATCTTGTTGCGGTTCTGATCGGCCATGAGATCGAAGGACTGGCCGAGGGTCTCATTCATCAGGGTGCTGACAAGGTCCTTGTGGTTGATGACAAGATCTTTGAGCACTATTCAACTGATGCTTATACAATCGCAATGACCTCTCTTATTGCACCACGCAAACCCGCCGTCGTGTTGTTTGGTGCGACTAACAATGGTCGTGACCTTGCGCCTCGTGTCTCTGCTCGGTTACATCTTGGCCTGACCGCTGACTGTACTGGTCTTGATATTGATGAAGAGCGTCAGCTTGTCCAGACACGCCCCGCCTTCGGTGGTAACATCATGGCCGAGATTCTCTGTCCATATACTCGCCCGCAGATGGCAACAGTCCGGCCTAATGTCTTCAAGCCAACAGACCCCGATCCCTCTCGTACCGGTGAGATTGAAAAGGTCGATATCAAAGTCAGTCCTCTTCAGGTTCGTACGAAAGTACTCGATTCGGTTCGTGAGGTCGTTGAGGGTATGAAACCTGTTGAAGAGGCGGACATTGTAGTCTGTAGTGGACGTGGTATTAAGGACCCATCCAACCTTGATCTGCCACGACAACTGGCTCAGCTTCTTGATGCTGCCGTTGGAGGTTCTCGCCCTATAGTAGATGCTGGTTGGCTTCCTCCCTCCCAACAGGTCGGTCAATCTGGTCGTACCATTTCTCCAAAGCTCTACTTTGCCTTAGGAATCTCTGGAGCAATACAGCATCTGGCTGGGATGTCCAGTTCGGACATTATTGTTGCGGTGAACAAGGATCCAGAGGCCCCCATCTTCGAGATTGCAGACTTTGGTATTGTGGGTGACCTGTTCGAGGTCGTGCCTGCGATCATTGAAGAGATTAAGAAGCTCAAGGCTGAACGATAG
- a CDS encoding ArsR family transcriptional regulator has protein sequence MNDDKDALKHELAEIRELKEALREELDEIRREKEELRKIRAESVRKRRDSAPRPPPEGPRHGPSPRPPHERYPPRPSLPRLPRGREHHPHGRQPTIIDLESLAESLEDMMSGLGEQIRVAMSSIKPIDLRIRGPSMRREISKSRIKSRAKRLKKVESIPPDRIARILSPLGNVERLRILDYLKDGAKTFNDIESYIGKTGSSLTHHLSPLIEAGYVVKGAVRGTYYITVSGRLAYRLAQWLTSQVEHELSAILSEDEEEIVDGDAPVEDEDMPDEDLSEDDEFELSPESDEEDVW, from the coding sequence ATGAATGATGATAAAGATGCATTGAAGCACGAACTAGCAGAGATTCGTGAACTCAAAGAGGCATTACGTGAAGAACTTGATGAGATTCGTAGAGAGAAAGAAGAATTGCGTAAGATCCGTGCGGAGTCTGTGCGTAAGCGACGCGATAGTGCACCACGACCACCGCCTGAGGGTCCTCGCCATGGCCCTTCTCCACGACCCCCCCATGAGCGATACCCTCCTAGGCCCTCTCTCCCACGATTACCACGAGGCCGTGAGCATCATCCGCATGGTCGCCAGCCTACAATAATAGATCTCGAGTCCTTAGCAGAGAGTCTCGAAGATATGATGAGTGGTCTTGGAGAGCAAATCCGTGTAGCAATGTCCAGCATTAAACCGATTGATCTTCGTATTCGTGGTCCCTCCATGCGACGAGAAATATCCAAGAGTCGAATCAAGAGTAGGGCTAAGCGACTAAAAAAAGTGGAGTCCATTCCTCCTGATCGGATAGCACGCATTCTTAGCCCCTTGGGAAATGTGGAGCGTCTTCGGATCCTTGATTATCTCAAGGACGGTGCGAAGACGTTCAATGATATCGAGTCCTATATTGGAAAGACCGGGAGCTCATTAACACATCATCTCTCTCCTCTTATCGAGGCGGGATATGTGGTCAAGGGAGCGGTTCGAGGAACGTACTATATTACGGTATCTGGACGGTTGGCATACCGTTTAGCTCAGTGGTTGACCAGTCAGGTCGAACATGAACTGAGCGCCATATTATCTGAAGACGAAGAAGAGATCGTAGATGGCGATGCGCCTGTTGAGGATGAGGATATGCCTGATGAAGATCTTAGCGAGGACGATGAATTTGAACTATCACCCGAATCTGATGAGGAGGATGTCTGGTAA
- a CDS encoding ABC transporter ATP-binding protein/permease — translation MSKSLDRQDDPDARTYDYTDSQLMGRMVKYLLVYRAAFAAVAILVILNIAVSIVAPFVLRHAIDVDFLSGDLYALAQTALFYMVLQIIMWLTGYGMNYVMAGMGQRAIFNIRQDLYRRLQIMSQDFYDKSASGRVISRLTNDIDRMAELLNGGLISTFAQIFIVVAISIVIFTVDAQLAVITLTVIPILLASTVYFRKRLKEAYRQTRKTISAVTSNLAESISGAKVTKSFTRESENIAQFDEVITIDYHANVEAGKAQATFFPVIRFISGIGIFLILLAGGARLMDGTLTLGTLVLFIRFTEQFFRPILVIANFYTNVQSAFAGAERVFNVIDTQPSVIDAPDAIELRNVKGHIRFRDVTFGYRPDTPILENFNLEIQPGETIALVGDTGAGKTTVVSLLNRFYDVQRGSIEIDGIDIRSVKQESLHSTIGLVLQEPFLFMGTVRDNIRYGRPEATDEEVLSAIKAIGALPIIEGLHDGLDTQVGERGGRLSEGERQLISFARALLADPRILVLDEATSSVDVYTEYAIQKGMQSLLKGRTSIVIAHRLSTIVRADRILVLEAGKIVEEGTHAELMTSGGKYHSLYSLQLQPRSVQTTQSGSQS, via the coding sequence ATGAGTAAATCATTAGACAGACAGGATGATCCAGATGCACGTACTTATGATTACACCGATAGTCAACTGATGGGGCGAATGGTAAAGTACTTGCTCGTCTATCGAGCAGCATTTGCGGCTGTGGCCATTCTTGTCATCCTTAACATTGCAGTAAGCATTGTGGCCCCATTTGTCTTAAGGCACGCAATCGATGTAGACTTTCTAAGCGGTGATCTTTACGCACTGGCCCAGACTGCATTGTTCTATATGGTTCTACAAATCATCATGTGGCTGACTGGCTATGGCATGAACTATGTTATGGCAGGGATGGGACAAAGAGCGATCTTCAACATCCGGCAAGACCTCTACAGGCGCCTTCAGATAATGTCCCAAGACTTCTATGACAAGTCCGCCAGCGGTCGTGTCATCAGCCGATTGACAAACGATATTGATAGAATGGCCGAACTACTGAATGGAGGCCTCATCAGTACTTTCGCGCAGATATTCATTGTAGTTGCAATTAGCATCGTAATCTTTACAGTTGATGCTCAACTCGCAGTGATCACACTGACCGTGATTCCAATTCTACTTGCATCTACGGTATACTTCAGAAAGCGACTCAAGGAAGCATATCGTCAGACGAGAAAGACAATCTCTGCTGTCACCTCCAATCTGGCGGAGAGTATCTCTGGAGCCAAAGTCACCAAGAGCTTCACCAGAGAGTCCGAGAACATTGCTCAGTTTGATGAGGTAATCACCATTGACTATCATGCCAATGTTGAGGCGGGAAAGGCTCAAGCCACCTTCTTTCCGGTAATCCGGTTCATCAGTGGAATCGGAATCTTCCTCATCCTCTTAGCAGGCGGAGCAAGACTGATGGATGGCACTCTGACCCTTGGTACCTTAGTGCTATTCATACGCTTTACGGAGCAGTTCTTCAGACCCATTCTTGTCATCGCCAACTTCTACACCAATGTACAGAGCGCCTTTGCAGGAGCTGAACGTGTATTCAATGTGATTGATACACAACCAAGTGTAATAGATGCTCCTGATGCAATTGAACTGAGAAACGTAAAGGGACATATTCGATTCCGTGACGTGACGTTTGGATATCGTCCCGACACACCGATTTTGGAGAACTTCAACCTCGAGATTCAGCCGGGCGAAACCATCGCACTTGTTGGTGACACAGGGGCGGGGAAGACGACCGTGGTCAGCCTGCTGAATAGGTTCTATGATGTGCAGAGGGGCTCGATAGAGATTGATGGAATTGATATCAGATCTGTGAAACAAGAGTCGCTCCACTCTACTATTGGGCTTGTCCTGCAAGAGCCATTTCTCTTCATGGGAACTGTCAGAGACAACATTAGATATGGCAGGCCCGAGGCAACTGACGAGGAGGTCTTGAGTGCTATCAAGGCGATTGGGGCGTTGCCAATCATTGAGGGTCTCCACGATGGCCTTGATACTCAAGTAGGTGAACGCGGTGGACGACTCTCAGAGGGGGAACGACAATTGATCAGTTTTGCCCGCGCCCTACTTGCGGATCCGCGAATCCTTGTATTGGACGAGGCAACAAGCTCAGTGGATGTGTATACGGAATATGCCATTCAGAAAGGCATGCAATCATTGCTCAAGGGGCGAACATCAATCGTTATTGCACACAGATTATCAACCATTGTTAGGGCTGACAGGATTCTTGTGCTTGAAGCGGGAAAAATAGTAGAAGAGGGGACACATGCCGAGCTGATGACCAGCGGCGGCAAGTATCACTCACTCTATAGTCTTCAACTACAACCAAGATCAGTTCAGACAACCCAGTCTGGATCCCAGTCATGA
- a CDS encoding ABC transporter ATP-binding protein/permease, with amino-acid sequence MGYIQRLTSYPLRHRRLFVGFLTAAGIGTIFNVMTPKVLSAIIDDVIPTGNFTLLVAYAGLYLGLLAFFMIFDILGRYGAVLSAQQAIYELRKDLYESLMDKDLTFFDMNESGQLIARVTTDVTTMREFLVWGYRVIFIGIATLIGTYVMMWSISPTLTVYMFGALPIIALFGVAFAKHVRPVFYRSREKYGELSSVLAENIVGIKVVKSYSASKRESQRVEHHNEEFRRIVTRAYRLAALYQPLLPALLGVVTGALIYFGGNAVIKGTLTDGEFVAFVALIGMLILPARFLSWGIGMYQRASAAGERTFFILDHKDMIVDAPDAIETDNIEGTVEFDEVSFGYNEDKAILNNVSFKVQAGQVVALLGGTGSGKSSLVNLIPRLYDVTGGRVLVDGIDVRSYKIRDLRKNIAMVHQEPFLFSTTVRENIAFAKPEASDEEVEQAARAAMIHDFITTLPEGYDSIVGERGVSLSGGQRQRIAIARAILADPRILILDDSTSSVDAKTELMIQQALENLIHNRTTFIITHRMSTIRNADLIVVMERGKVVEIGSHEELIALGGIYADIHNTLSSMELTAKQDIEQQERAA; translated from the coding sequence ATGGGCTATATTCAACGATTGACATCATATCCATTAAGACATAGGCGCCTTTTTGTCGGATTTCTTACGGCCGCAGGAATAGGGACTATTTTCAATGTGATGACTCCAAAGGTGCTCTCGGCAATTATTGATGATGTCATACCTACTGGCAACTTCACTCTGCTAGTCGCCTATGCCGGGCTCTATTTGGGCCTCTTGGCATTCTTCATGATATTTGACATTCTTGGCAGGTATGGTGCGGTCCTATCTGCGCAACAGGCCATCTATGAGCTAAGAAAAGATCTCTACGAGTCCTTGATGGACAAGGACCTGACCTTTTTCGACATGAATGAGAGTGGCCAACTGATCGCTCGTGTGACGACCGATGTGACGACCATGAGGGAGTTTTTGGTCTGGGGATACCGTGTCATCTTCATTGGAATTGCAACATTAATCGGGACGTACGTCATGATGTGGTCGATCAGCCCAACTCTGACGGTCTACATGTTCGGGGCACTCCCGATAATTGCTTTATTCGGAGTGGCCTTTGCAAAACATGTACGACCAGTCTTCTATCGATCACGAGAGAAATACGGGGAACTGAGTTCCGTCTTGGCTGAAAATATTGTAGGGATCAAGGTAGTCAAATCATATTCTGCAAGTAAACGGGAGAGCCAGAGAGTCGAACACCATAATGAGGAGTTTCGACGAATCGTAACCAGAGCATACAGATTGGCCGCGCTCTACCAACCTCTCCTGCCTGCACTCTTGGGAGTTGTCACGGGTGCACTCATCTACTTTGGTGGAAATGCCGTCATTAAGGGTACGCTCACGGACGGAGAGTTCGTGGCCTTCGTGGCGTTGATTGGCATGCTCATCCTACCAGCCAGATTCCTAAGCTGGGGGATTGGGATGTATCAGAGAGCATCGGCAGCAGGAGAGAGAACATTCTTCATTCTGGATCATAAAGACATGATAGTTGACGCACCAGACGCAATCGAGACCGATAACATCGAGGGGACCGTAGAGTTTGATGAGGTCTCATTTGGATATAATGAGGACAAGGCGATTCTGAACAATGTGTCATTTAAAGTGCAAGCGGGTCAGGTAGTAGCTTTGCTTGGAGGTACAGGTTCAGGAAAGAGTAGTCTTGTCAATCTTATTCCAAGGCTGTATGATGTTACTGGTGGACGTGTCCTCGTAGATGGCATAGATGTTCGATCATACAAAATCAGAGACCTTCGTAAGAACATCGCAATGGTTCATCAAGAGCCATTCCTCTTCTCGACCACGGTGAGAGAGAATATTGCATTTGCGAAACCGGAGGCCTCAGATGAGGAGGTAGAGCAAGCAGCACGAGCTGCGATGATTCATGACTTCATTACTACGCTCCCAGAGGGATATGATTCGATCGTGGGGGAACGGGGTGTATCTCTGAGTGGAGGCCAGCGACAGAGAATAGCAATTGCAAGGGCGATTCTTGCGGACCCCCGCATCTTGATTCTTGATGACTCAACAAGTTCAGTTGATGCCAAGACCGAGTTGATGATCCAACAAGCACTCGAAAACCTCATTCATAATAGAACTACATTCATTATCACCCACAGAATGAGCACAATACGAAATGCGGATCTCATTGTAGTCATGGAACGGGGAAAAGTTGTAGAGATCGGCTCACATGAGGAACTGATCGCTCTTGGAGGCATTTACGCAGACATCCACAATACTCTCTCGAGTATGGAACTGACAGCGAAGCAAGACATAGAGCAACAGGAGAGAGCAGCATGA
- a CDS encoding flavodoxin domain-containing protein — translation MKVLIVFESTTGRTKAMAEAICKGVQEAGGECEMIRAREFTTVDRVCAFALGTSTRMKRPLPKTRQILAELEPLNGLPVTAFGSYGWSGEAPEIVATKLRELGGKFVGERPLRVKEHPRENDIESCIKLGEELASQCK, via the coding sequence ATGAAAGTATTAATTGTTTTTGAGAGCACCACTGGTCGTACAAAGGCAATGGCCGAGGCCATCTGCAAGGGAGTACAAGAGGCAGGGGGCGAATGTGAAATGATTCGGGCCAGAGAGTTCACAACAGTAGATAGAGTATGTGCTTTTGCTTTAGGAACTTCCACTCGTATGAAACGACCATTACCGAAGACAAGACAGATCCTTGCAGAGCTGGAACCGCTCAATGGACTACCTGTGACTGCATTTGGATCATATGGCTGGAGTGGTGAGGCTCCAGAGATCGTAGCAACCAAGTTGCGTGAGCTGGGTGGCAAATTTGTGGGGGAACGGCCACTTAGAGTCAAAGAACATCCACGCGAGAATGATATCGAGTCATGCATAAAATTGGGAGAGGAACTCGCAAGCCAATGCAAATGA